A window of Thalassophryne amazonica chromosome 12, fThaAma1.1, whole genome shotgun sequence genomic DNA:
CATCTGTTCACAAACAGAGTGAAGACTAGAGGAGAAAGGACGGTGCCTTGAAGGGAACTGGCACCGATGAGCCGGGAGTCTGTAAAATGCATCCTCTCTTACAGGAAGTTGGTGAGTGCCCTGTAGGTGATGTTGGAGACATGCAGCTGGGAGAGTTTGTCCTACAGTGCAGACAGGATGGTGGTGTTTAAGGGCGGAGCTGAAATCCAAATAAAAGATCCAGCGTAGGCTCGTGTAGAGTTTCAGTGACATGTTTATTACTTCATTCACACCCCCTGAGTCCAGGACGGAGTCTGTGGTGGTTTAACAATGACacagttgaacaggtgtacctaataaagcggCAGGTGAGTGTATATGCAAAAGTTTAAAAAACtcttaaatagaaaaaaaaatgctgccctTAAACATTAAAAAGCAGTAAAACAGCACCACCTGGTGATATACCTGTGTTTTACTGGTTTTGCTGGATTTATCGTTGAGCTGGAGGGTCTCAATGGCGAGGGCATCTTTAATGTCACCTGCTTTCTCACTTCCCCCACCGCTACTACCTGttggtttaaaaaagaaaaaatacacaaactctACCATTGTTCTAGGTATCACAAATAAACCACTGAGAAAATAAGACAGCGGCACAGTTTGCGATTGGATTCCAGCACAATGGACTTAAATGAAACAAGAAGGCGAACTTGACAAATAGAAAAATGACATTGTAGGTCCGATTTTTGGCCTCTCCAGATTAATTTATGAAAGACcgaaatataattcaaaccacatTTGGAGGTCATTTATAATGAAATTCCAGATACAAAAATAAATGCTAAACTTGCAAACTTGTAAAAAGCCTTCAGAGACTCTGCCCCCTGGTGGGCACAATAAGAATCGACACGTGCTCAAGGTCTTTGAGGTGACCATGTGTACTGGGGTTCACCATGATACATGAAGTCTGTGTCAAGATATTACTCCACAAGGTTTCAGAGcctctgccccctggtggccacaattacAATAAAACTTTTCACCTCAACCTCAAAAGAATTTATCAAGTTACTACATATGCAAGCTTTTGGAGACTTGGGCCCCTGGTGGATACAGTTAGAACTTCTCTGTGCTCTAACCGAGGTGACCTTGTGTTACAAGTTTCACATTGATTCACAAAGGTTTCAGAGActctgccctctggtggtcacAATAAAACCACATACCCAACACTGAACTTGACCTGGTGTTCAGTTTTCTGCGAATGAAGGCAGAATAACTATAAAAACCACAGCGGCTGGTTGAGGAACTCACCGTGGCTGTTGTGCGGCAGCCTGGAGGGCAGCGTGCTGTAACCCCTCCAGTCTTGGGAGGTGGGGCCATTTCCAGGAGGGAGAGGTGGGGCTAGGAGGGCGCTCTCCAGGTCCTGCTGGAACAGCTCACGGGTGATGCGGGCCTGACGGGCAGAAATCAAATAGAGGTACGCGGTGTCCCCGTCTTTCTGCACACCGTAAGACGCCAGTGACCTCGGCTCAGTGCACAAGCACTGTCCGATCACCCAGCGTTGCACCCGAGGGTGAAACCCGTACTCGAGGAACACCTGAAGAACAAACGGCGTGCAAATCAACTGAGCTGCAAAAgcatgtgaggttttttttttttttttttttaagtgatccaCAGTTTGCTGACCTGTTGCTTGAGGGCAGCTATGGTCATGTAGGGAAAGACTTTAACTTTGACACAACAGGATGAGGACACGTCCTCCACCACCACCGTCAAACTGCAAGACACATGAGATGGCGTGAGGCTCACACCATCCCTCAGAAAAACCCTCAGGGTGCAGCCTCCTGGTCTCACCTGATTTCCCCGTCTGCGTAGTTTTTTTCAGTCAGCTGAATGGTCAGCGCTGCTTTTTGACGAGCCAAAGTGTACGCGTGATGTGAAGCAGCCTGCGTATCTCCGGCTTCGATCGCCCTGGAAAGCTCCAAGCACAGCTCCTCTAAAGACGAGGAATAACGGATGGAAGTTTTTACAGCAACTCGTGAGTCAACAAAGTTAAAAACACAAAGACAATTCCTCACCTGTGAGTGGCAAATAGGCAGAGCTTAGCTGGTCTGTCGCTGCCACCGTGTGGCTCAATCCACCGTCTGTCTCACACGCGCTGACGTTAGCAACTACCAGAGGAAAACCACCACACCGTTAATAAAGACCTTCAAAACAGgtgtgttttgtctgttaaattTGGTTTTTGCTGATGTTACTCTTCCCCATCAATTAAGAAGTGGTTTAATTCCAGAAGTGGAACCACAGACTGTCTCATTAGTCCAGTCCTGCAAAAGATTTGCAGACACTACTGCATCAATCTAAAGGTTGCTGCACATAATTTGAGAGTGATCCTTCAAATTTCAAGAGTTTTTGTGCATTTCTAAATCTGCCTGCCACTTCCAGAAGGGTGCTGCATACTTCTCTGCACATGACTTCCAAAAGCAGAACCATACAGAATGTAGTGTTCAAATTTCCAAAACTGGCTGCCACTTCCTAAAGGGTGCCGCACACTTTCCTGACTTCTAGAAGCTGTTGTGCACAATTTCAGAATCAGACCCATATGGAAAAGTATTGTTCAAATTTAAAGACCTTTTGTGCATTTCTGAAACTGGGCACCATTTCCAGTGAGGTGCACACTTGCAGAAAGGAAACAGGTTCTGTGCTGAAATCCCTCCTCCTTAATATCATTTTAGGGTTTAATGTTTATGaaatgcagtaaaaaaaaaaaagttttgaaatttgAATCATACGTCATATATTTATGACGATAAGTCTTATATATTATAtgagacatatcgttctctttggctgctttcagtgatgccggtatttggttagactctttctctccgattgttctgagttattttcattagttacttcctccaaaccatcaacatgtctgttagaccccattcctaccaggctgctcaaggaagccctaccattaattaatgcttcaatcttaaatatgatcaatctatctttattagttggctatgtaccacaggcttttatggtggcagtaattaaaccattacttaaaaagccatcacttgacccagctatcttagctaattataggccaatctccaaccttccttttctctcaaaaattcttgaaagggtagttgtaaaacagctaactgatcatctgcagaggaatgttctatttgaagagtttcagtcagggtttagaattcatcatagtacagaaacagcattagtgaagtagagaagcttgaatcttcgactggactgggttgcttgacgtgaggacatttcgcttcaaatcacagaagcttcctcagctaaaattcttgctctggtagtcagacttctgtcttgactcttgtagagaagaataaaccagaagccaacaaaagctggagttttttatcctaaccagaccccatctaccaagaggctgactgctataggctagtgactaaacattagctctaattagcaccgattgtgctctagttagcactctcctaatgacgggacggaagcctcccctgatggcttccttgacgactctctcctgatgacgtgaatgactcattaccatgaacaaaagactgaaactgctttgacctgagtactacattgtaaacgggacaaagcgtgtctgagacccgctccgtggttaaggctgggtttcaactgttttacaaagaatgcctccttgacccctctctcaaaccatttcttctctctggctaagattttaacttccttgtcctcaaacgtgtggttagtgtctttcaggtggagatgaactgcagattgaggtccactggcgacctctctgaggtgctggtatagcctcttgtgtaaaagttgcttcgtctcacctatgtagtgttcattacagttttcctgacatctgatatgatacactacattgctgtgtttgtaactagggatcctgtccttagggtgaactaatttctgtctcaaggtgttgactggtttaaagtaaactgggattttgtgctgtctgaagatcctctgtagtttttcccctggtggggtctggttaggataaaaaaaactccagcttttgttggcttctggtttattcttctctacaagagtcaagacagaagtcagactaccagagcaagaattttagctgaggaagcttctgtgatttgaagcgaaacgtcctcacgtcaagcaacccagtccagtcgaagattcaagcttctctactatggaaaccacctggacaactgagagcctacacagaagcattagtgaaggttacaaatgatcttcttatggcctcagacagtggactcatctctgtgcttgtcctgatagacctcagtgctgcttttgatactgttgaccataaaattttattacagagattagagcatgccataggtattaaaggcactgaatcatttatctaatagattacaatttgttcatgtaaatggggagtcttcttcacagactaaggttaattatggagttccacaaggttctgtgctaggaccaattttattcactttatacatgcttcccttatgcagtattattagacagcattgcttaaattttcattgttacgcagatgatacccagctttatctatccatgaagccagaggacacacaccaattagctaaactgcaggattgtcttacagacataaagacatggatgacctctaatttcctgcttttaaactcagataaaactgaaactcagccacatggggtgtgcagccagtacattctgagtgccggtcccaagcccggataaatgaggattgcatcaggaagggcatccggcgtaaaacaagccaacccaactatgcagactcagaatcgaacgtccgccaccggtgctattgcccaacagggtgccggtggaaattgggctactgctgggcgaagacgacgaagaagaggaggaaaacgttgccacgaacagcgggagaagaagaaaactagaagggtggaaatgagagtggggactttgaatgttggtagtatgactggtaaagggagagagctggctgatatgatggagaggagaaaggtagacatattgtgtgtgcaagagaccaagtggaagggaagtaagagcaggagcatcggcggtgggtacaagttgttgtaccatggtgaggacaggaagagaaatggtgttggggtcattttaaaggaagagtatgttaaaagtgtgttggaggttaagcgagtgtctgactgggtgatgagtgtgaagttggaaattgaaggggtgatgatgaatatcatcagtgcatatgccccacaggtaggttgtgagatgaaagagaaagaagatttctggagtgtattagatgaggtggtggagagtgtgcccaagcatgaaagagtggtgataggagcagacttcaatgggcatgttggtgaagggaacagaggtgatgaggaagtaatgggtagatatggtatcacggataggaatggggaaggacagatggtagttgattttgcaaaaaggatggaaatggctgtggtgaatacctactttaagaaaagggaggagcacagggtaacatataagaatggaggaaggtgcacacaggtggactacattctttataggagatgcaagctaaaagaaatcacagactgtaaggtggtagcaggagagagtgtcattagacagcataggatggttgtttgtaggatgactttagaggtaaagaagaagaagagagtgagagctcaacaaaggatcagatggtggaagctgaaggaggaagactgttgtgtgaaatttagcaagcaggtgagagaagcactagttggaggggaagcaattttggacaaatggaaaagtactgcagatgtggtgagggagacagctagggcagtactgggtatgacatctggacagtggaaggaagacaaggagacttggtggtggaatgaagaggtccaggaaagcataaggagaaagaggttggcgaaaaagttttgggatagtcggagagatgaagaaagtagacaggagtacaaggagatgcggcgtaaggcgagaagagaagtggcaaaagcaaaggaaaaggcatattgcaagctgtacaagaagttgaatagtaaggaaggagaaaaggacttgtaccgattggccagacaaagggacagagctggaaaggatgtgcagcaggttagggtggtaaaagatgcacatggtaatgtgctgacaagtgaggagtgtgtgctgagaaggtggagggaatattttgaagagttgatgaataaagaaaatgagtgagagaaaaggctggatgatgtggcgagagtaaatcaggaagtaaaagagattagcaaggaagaagtgagggctgctatgaagaggatgaagagtggaaaggcagttggtccagatgacattccaatggaggcatggaaatgtctaggagagatggcagtagagtttctaaccagattgtttaatatgatgtttgcagatgacattgtgatctgtagtgagagtagagagcaagttgagtctagtctggagaagtggagatatgctttggagagaaggggaatgaaagtcagtagaagcaaaactgagtacatgtgtgtgaacgagagggagcccagtggaatagtgcagttacaaggagtagaagtggtgaaagtagatgagtttaaatatttggggtcaactgttcaaagtaatggagagtgtggtagagaggtgaagaagagagtgcaggcagggtggagtgggtggagaaaggtggcaggagtgatttgtgacagaagaatatcagcaagagtgaaggggaaagtttacaaaacagtagtgagaccagctatgttgtatgggttagagacagtggcagtaacaaaaagacaggaggcagagctggaggtggcagagctgaagatgttgagattctctttgggagtgacaagaatggacaagattaggaatgaacatatcagagggacagctcaggtgggacggtttggagacaaagtcagagaggcgagattgcgatggtttggacatgttcagaggagggacccagggtatataaggagaaggatgctgaggatggagccaccaggcaggaggagaagagggagaccaaagaggaggttcatggatgtgctgagagaggacatgcaggtggttggtgtgacagaggaagatacagaggacagggtgagatggaaacgattgatctgctgtggcgacccctaacgggaacagccgaaaggcaaaaaagaaactcagataaaactgaagttattgtacttggccccacaaatcttagaaacatggtgtctaaccagatccttactctggatggcattaccctgacctctagtaatactgtgagaaatcttggagtcatttttgatcaggatatgtcattcaatgcgcatattaaacaaatatgtaggactgcttttttgcatttgcgcaatatctctaaaattagaaaggtcttgtctcagagtgatgctgaaaaactaattcatgcatttatttcctctaggctggactattgtaattcattattatcaggttgtcctaaaagttccctgaaaagccttcagttaattcaaaatgctgcagctagagtattgacagggactagaaggagagagcatatctcacccatattggcctctcttcattggcttcctgttaattctagaatagaatttaaaattcttcttcttacttataaggttttgaataatcaggtcccatcttatcttagggacctcatagtaccatatcaccccaatagagtgcttcgctctcagactgcaggcttacttgtagttcctagggtttttaagagtacaatgggaggcagagccttcagctttcaggctcctctcctctggaaccagctcccaattcaaatcagggagacagacaccctctctacttttaagattaggcttaaaactttcctttttgctaaagcttatagttagggctggatcaggtgaccctgaaccatc
This region includes:
- the sharpin gene encoding ranBP-type and C3HC4-type zinc finger-containing protein 1, with the protein product MALSSGGWAPPASLAAAAGPNPAHCGAPVPAPAAAVCCSTVLMSVRVSVCHSGIRPLCLPGAGSEALRLQLSMDPNRAGEFRLALRDTSGSRSVFIAEFDLRSVQYEVKSPRCHEMRLAAPPHDCIRFNFRCDREAEEWATVVMSSLREAHRVANVSACETDGGLSHTVAATDQLSSAYLPLTEELCLELSRAIEAGDTQAASHHAYTLARQKAALTIQLTEKNYADGEISLTVVVEDVSSSCCVKVKVFPYMTIAALKQQVFLEYGFHPRVQRWVIGQCLCTEPRSLASYGVQKDGDTAYLYLISARQARITRELFQQDLESALLAPPLPPGNGPTSQDWRGYSTLPSRLPHNSHGSSGGGSEKAGDIKDALAIETLQLNDKSSKTSKTQAEWACPSCTFINKPSRPGCEICATARPDVHKQSCIQQEKGRREDRGEPGLSSSSSS